AAAACTATTAATTTCTATGACATCAACTTTTAACCCAGCCTGCTGGAAAGTCTCTATATAGGTATCAGTAACTTGCTTTCGGGTCGCAACCAGTAGCACCTGTACCTTCTCAATCCCATCCTCATCCACCAAGTACCCTAACTTCTGATAGTCCACATCAGCTTCTTCGCGTGGAAAGGGTAAGTATAAACCGGCTTCATGATTGAGTACCATCTCCCTTAGCTCTTGATCGTTAAGTTCGGCTGGCAAGGGAATCAGTCGAACTAGAGATTCTCGTCCGGGTACGGCAGTTGCGACACGCTGCGCCTTGATTTTACTTTCAGCTAGTGCCTTTTGAATCAATTCTGCCAAAGCTGAAGGGTCAACAATTTGACCCTCTTGAAAGATCCCTTCTGGAACCGGCAGCGACGATAGAGCTGTTAGTTTAAATCCTTGCCGCTGCTTTTGGAGCTGAGCTACATTAATTCTCTCCGGGGCCAGTTCGATTCCGACTCCGCTTGTACGTTTTGCCAACAGACTTTTGAAGCGGTTAAGCACAGTTCTGCAATTGTTTAGAGACTAGAAAATTTAAATACTGAGTTTAGGTTGGTGCAATAGATAATGATGAATTGCTTTTTGCTAAGGCGTTTTAAGGTAGCCATGATTCAAGCTCTACAAGGAACTTATCTCTACCTCTACTAAGTTTCCAACAGAAATTTTACTGAGAGGTTTGACTTGGTTTACTATTGTTACAATATTACTTAAGTGAATATACGGTTTACAAAACATAGCCTCATAATTTTGTAAACAGTCATTTCGCCCTCCATCACACAATTTAATTTAGCTTAAAATTACTGAGTTGTTTCAACCAGCAGACAATTAATAAAACATGTCAATACTACAAACTCTTGGGTTCAGGATTAAAACATGGAAAAAGCTAGGCATTTTTGCGTTGTTAGGGTTGCTCCTAAGTTGGGTTGTCAGTTGCAGCGCCGGTAATATTAATACTAAGGCAACGCAGTCGAACTCAGGCATTCAACCAGTTGAATTCTGGACAATGCAACTCCAACCAGAGTTTACAGATTATTTCAACAACTTGATCGGCAGTTTTGAGCAAGAAAACCCAGGTGTTAAGGTGCGCTGGGTAGACGTGCCCTGGTCAGCAATGCAGAGTAAAATTTTAACAGCTGTTGCGGCGAAAACAGCACCGGATGTGGTAAATTTGAACCCGGATTTTGCCTCTGTGCTGGCAGCTCGCAATGCCTGGCTTGATTTAGATGCTAAGGTGCCAGCTGAAGTAAAAGCAACTTATTTGCCTAATATTTGGCAGGCAAGTACGCTCAATGGTAAAAGTTTTGGCATTCCCTGGTATCTCACGACACGGCTAACGATCTACAACACTGACTTGTTAAAGCAGGCGGGTATCAGTCAGCCGCCAGCGACTTATACAGAATTGGCTCAGATGGCTGGGCAAATTAAGCAGAAAACAGGCAAGTACGCCTTTTTTACGACGCTCGTCCCGGAAGACTCGGGTGAGGTGCTGGAATCTTTTGTGCAAATGGGCGTAAACCTGGTGGACGCACAAGGGAAAGCAGCGTTTAACACGCCTAAGGGGAAAGCTGCCTTTCAGTATTGGGTAGACCTTTATAAAAATGGACTGTTGCCACGGGAAGTCTTGACCCAAGGTCATCGCCACGCAGTAGAACTGTATCAGGCTGGAGAAACAGCTTTACTAGCTTCTGGTCCAGAATTTTTGAAGACGATCGCCACCAACGCCCCCGCGATCGCCAAGGTTTCTGCCACTGCACCCCAGATAACAGGTGAGACGGGGAAGAAGAATGTGGCTGTAATGAATCTAGTAATTCCCCGCAATAGCGATCAACCCGATGCTGCCCTCAAATTTGCTCTGTTTGTCACTAACAGCGAAAATCAGCTAGCCTTCGCTAAAAGAGCTAATGTGTTACCATCTACTATCCAAGCACTCTCTGATGGCTACTTTAAGACCGTAGCGGTGGCTGATACTTCCTCAGTAGAAAAAGCTCGCGTCGTCAGTGCCAGTCAGCTGGAACAGGCAGAGGTATTAATCCCAGCGATGAAAGATCTCAACGTGCTGCAAAAGGCGATTTACGAAAATATTCAAGCAGCAATGCTGGGTGAGAAGACAGTCGATCAGGCGGTGGCTGATGCTGCCCAAGAGTGGAACGCTAAGGTAGGTTCATGAGAAGAGGCGATCGCACTCCCTTGGTAACTATGTAAGCCTTTCTCCATCAGCGCTAGCGTTATATTGTGAATGCTTATTCCACAGAAGCGCTAAATTCCAATGCTACCCAGAATCACCAATACAGCCGCGTGGCAGCAGGCTGAACTACTGATGCAGCCTGCTTTCATCCGCATCATCGATCACATTCGCAAACACCTCGACACATCCGCTTGGAAGGGAAACTATGAGACTGTGCTGATTTGGCCAGATGGGACAACAGATGAGACTAAAGAGATAGTGACCCAACTTTTACAACAGCTAGAAGGAGCTTCACCGGAACAAGCAGACGAAATTCAACAAGCGATCGCCCAGTTAGCCACTCCCTATCCAAGCTATCAACTGTCTTTGCAGCATCAAAACCAGCAACTTAACATTGACTTGTGGGACCTTTGCTATCAAGTTTGTTTTCGGCACTACAACCCTGCACTCAACCAATTGGATAGCTATACAGTTGAGATTGACACTAGCCTGATTGATGAAACCGGCGATGTAAATTGGCAGCACCTGGATGCTAAAGCAGGAGATTTAGTCGAGCAGGTATTTGCTAACTTGCCAACTGTTTAAATAGGCTTAGTAGCACAGACAGAAAAACCAAAAGTTCCATGATTGAGCAATTGCAGGATCTACAGTCAGCCGCTGGGGCGACATTTGAAGCGATCGCCGATACACAAGTCCCCGTAAGTTTTGGGAATGATGCAGCCGCTATCCAAGCCGCACAAGCAGGGGTAGCTTTATGCGATCGCTCCCATTGGGGTAGAATTCTAGTTTCAGATGATGACCGCCTGCGGTTTCTACACAACCAAAGTACAAACGATTTCCAGCAACTCAAGCCAGGACAAAGCTGCGACACAGTTTTTGTTACTTCCACTGCTCGCACAATCGATCTGGCAACAGCTTACGTTACCGAAGATGCAGTGTTGCTAATCGTTTCACCCAATCGGCGTCAGTCTCTGATGGAATGGCTTGATCGCTACATCTTTTTTGCGGATAAGGTGCAATTGCAAGATGTAACGAGTGAGAGTGCTGCTTTTAGCTTAATTGGACCGAAAAGTGATGCTCTGTTAGAAAAATTAGGCTTGAGCGCGATGATTGGTCAACCCTACGCCACTCACCAGCTAGTTCAGCTGGCAGATGTAGAGGTGCGTGTCGCTGTCGGTAGTGGCTTGGCTACACCTGGATACACCATCGTTGTCCCAGCTAGCAAGGCAGCAACAGTTTGGAGCAATATTTTACAAGCTGGGGCAGTACCACTAGGCGATCGCGCTTGGGAACAACTGCGGATTCAACAAGGTCGTCCAGCACCCGATCGGGAACTAACAGACGATTACAATCCCCTGGAAGCAGGTTTATGGCAGACGATTTCTTTTGAGAAGGGCTGCTACATTGGTCAGGAAACAATTGCCCGGTTAAACACCTATAAGGGAGTGAAGCAATATCTTTGGGGTATTCGCCTCAGCGCCCCAGCCCAACCAGGTAGTGTGATTACTGTAGAAGATGAAAAAGTAGGCAAGCTTACTAGCTACACACAGACCGAGGGCGACCATTTTGGACTAGGTTACATTCGGGCTAAAGCTGGTGGCGCTGGGTTGAAAGTGAAAGTAGAGGAAACTACAGGTGTAGTAGTCGATGTACCGTTTTTAAGAAGGGGTCAGGAGTCAGGGGTCGGGGGTCAGGGATGAGCAAAAATACTTGAAACCTCACCGCTCCACGCAGGGGTGAAATTTAGGATAAAGCATGGTGGCGATCGGTTGCCCACCTAGCAAGTGTCGTTTTACAACCGCTGGCACTTCATCAGGTTGGACGCGGCAATACCAAACCTGAGCTGGGATCACCTTTACCATCGGTCCCATGCCACATTGTCCTAAGCAGCCACTGCCGATGACGGTAACATCAGGCATTGAATATGCTTGAAAAGCAGTTAGTACCTTGCCTGCCCCCTGTTTGCGGCAGGTACGGTTTTGACAAACTAAGACACACTGGGTGGATGAATTGTGGCTCTGTTGCAAAAACTTTTGATGGTTTGAGTAATAACGAATGCAAGTTTATAGTAGCTCAGGTTGCTGTAAATGCTCTAATCTGGCAAGAGCCCCTTCGCTGCCAGCCATTCTCGATTGAATAACCGGGATTGGTAGCGGGTACCGCTATCACAAAGGATAGTGACGATGGTGTGACCGGGTCCCAGCTGTTTTGCTAACGCGATCGCTGCTGCCACATTGATGCCTGTGGAACCGCCTAGAAACAAGCCTTCTTCTCTTAGCAGTTGATAAACTACCTGCACGCACTCAGGGTCATCAATTCGGATAGCATCATCAATCGGCGCACCTTCTAGATTTGCAGTTACACGGCTGTTACCAATACCTTCAGTAATTGAGCTGCCCTCAGTTGTGATTTCACCAGTTTTGATATAACTATAAAGCCCACTGCCCATCGGGTCTGCCAGAACTGTTTTAATTGCAGGATTTTTTTCTTTCAGGTACATCGCTACACCAGCAAGAGTACCACCGGTTCCTGTAGCCGTTACCCAAGCATCAACCTTGCCGTCCGTTTGCTCCCAAATTTCTCGCCCAGTGGTTTCGTAATGCGATCGCCGATTCGCCAAATTGTCAAACTGATTTGCCCAAATTGCATTCTCCATCTCAGCTGCAATTCTACCGGAGAGCTTTACATAGTTATTTGGGTCTTTGTATGGCACAGCAGGCACAGCGCGAACTTCTGCACCCAGTGTCTTTAAAGCATCTATCTTTTCTTGAGACTGGGTATCAGGAATGAAAATTAGGCATTTATAGCCTTTGGCGTTACAGATATGAGCTAGACCAATACCAGTATTCCCAGCAGTTCCTTCCACCACCGTGCCGCCTGGTTTAAGCAAGCCTTTTTCTTCTGCATCCTGAATAATATAAAGCGCTGCTCTGTCTTTAACAGAACCGCCTGGATTAAGAAACTCTGCCTTACCAAGGATTTCGCACCCAGTTTCCTGACTAAATTTGTTTAACCGGATTAGCGGCGTGTTGCCGACGGCGCCGACAAATCCATCTTTGATATCCATTCTCAAATTACCTTAATGTTGTTCCTTATAAAAATTTTGGCTTATAGCGGTGGTAAGTTTATGCAAGCTCAGGCAGTTTGGCGATCGCGACTTAGGGTGCCAATAACCCATCTCTTACCAAACTTTACTCATATCAAGGATAAATCCAGGCAGTACCGGATCGCCGCTGAGTGTGGTGGGCTGATCCAGACATTCCTCTGGCCGATCGGGACGATAGATATAGACTTTATGGTGCTTGCGATCAATGAGCCAGCCTAGCTGTATTCCTGGTTCCCTCATGTATTCCCGCATTTTTTCTTGCAAAGGCTGTAGATTGTCAAAAGGCGACCTGAGTTCCACCACAAAATCTGGACAAATGGGAGCAAACTTTTGCTGTTGTTCTAGCGATAGAGCATTCCACCTTTCTAGTTTCATCCAGGAAGCATCAGGCGACCTTTCTGCACCTGTTGATAGCTTAAATCCCGTGCTAGACGAAAAGGCAATACCAGTTCCATCTTCATCTGTCCAGTTCATTAACTGTTGAATGATTCTGGCATCTCGGTTGCCTGTTTCTGAGCCTGTGGGAGGCATAATTAATATCTCACCGGATTTATTGCGCTCAATATGTAAGTCACGATTAACTTGACAGAACTCAAAAAACTGCTCGTCTGTCATTGGCATTGAAGGAGGAATTCGCACAACCAAAGGGGATGAAAGCATGATGATTTCCTTAAGTTGCTGCTGAAGTTGAGCAATATTTTATTCGCCCGTACTGAATCAGTTGAGGAATGAGAAATCGCGGCTACACAAACGTGCGTCTGTCTACGCTAAGTGTGTATAGCCGCGAATTACGTTGCCTAGGTGCAGCGATTTTGCACCCCTACTTATCCGGTTGAGGAGTCATCCGCAGGTATGGTTTGACTTCTGTGTAACCTTTGGGGAATTTCTCCTTCAGTACTTCCGGATCTTTTAGGGAGGGGACAATTACACAGTCTTCTCCCTCTTTCCAGTTGGCTGGAGTAGCCACGCTGTAGTTATCAGTCAGTTGCAGGGAATCAATCACCCGCAAAATTTCATCAAAGTTACGTCCAGTGCTGGCAGGATAAGTAAAGACTAGGCGGAGTTTTTTGCTGGAGTCAATAATGAACACCGATCGCACCGTTAATGTATTGTTGGCATTGGGGTGGATCATGTCGTACAGATCGGAAACCTTGCGGTCTGAGTCTGCCAAAATTGGGTAGTTGACACTTGCTTTCTGCGTTTCTTCAATATCACCAATCCAGCCTTTGTGGGACTCCACGTCATCTACACTCAGAGCCAATACCTTAACGTTACGCCGATCAAATTCTGGCTTGAGACGGCCAACTTCGCCTAGTTCTGTGGTGCAAACGGGTGTAAAATCTGCGGGGTGAGAAAATAGCACAACCCAGCTATCGCCTGCCCAATCGTAAAAATCGATTTCCCCTTGGCTAGAAGCTTGCTTGAAGTTGGGGACTGTGTCACCTAATCGAAGAGACATATCTAAATTTCCTCTGCTCAAAAAGCCCTTAGTTCTTCTACTTTGCGATCATGACATAAAACCCCGGTTTTCCGGTCGGAGTTTAGACCTTTTCAAGAAAATTTTAGGTTATAACGGTGCATGCTTTTAAGAACGCGATCGCCAATCCTGCCGCTTTGCTTACGTATTAACACTAGAGGAATAAATTTTGCAGTTACATATTATACATTCATGTCAATAAATTAGGATATAACTTTATGTTTCTTAACACTGACGTACTTAGGAGTTTTGAGATTTAATTAAAACATCAAAACCTTTTGTTCTTACTTTCTTGCAGCGCACCGCCTAACCCCTGGAGGATGCCGCGACCAATCAAACCAATGGCGCGACCAATTACTTGTGTGAGTACGTAGACAACACCACTGCCTATAAAAGCTACTGCTGCTCGCAGACGAGGAGCGATCGCATCACGAAGTTCTAGCGCTAACGTCACTACTAAAGGAATACCAGATAGTTTTTTCAATTCCTGACTACGAGGCGCATAAACCGAGATTTTGGCGATGCCACGACTTACCAACACAAACAGTTCATAGCGGCTCTCAAAAATCTTCTGGGGTTCACCAATATAATTTTCCAGGCGATACTTCCAAGACAAATTATTTCTAAACCGCTCAACTTCTCGCGTAGAAATCAACCGCCGATCGTAAAAACTTTGTTTAACCTCCTCCACATCGGCAAACCGATTCAAAAGTGGCTGCACTACCCCATTAGCTAGCTGAATCAATAAATTTTGTAAGATAGTTTCCGCCCGTTCCATCGCCTCCGGACTACCAGCTGGGTATGGAACATTATCAATTACTAAGGGCGTTTTAAATAGTAGATAGGCAAAGAAATCAAAAACAAGAGGAATTTTATCCAAAATCCCTGTTTGCACAACTACAGCATCTTGCAACAAAGCGCTAACAATCTCTAAATTGCGATCGCCTACTTGCAAGGTAGAGTATCTGCCAAAAAACTCTATTGTTGCTGCCTGCCATAAATCCCGCAATAGGACAGACTGCATTGCTTTTAGTTGGGGCATCTGGACTTGAGAAAAACGCAGTTCTTCCAGAAAATCCTCAATCTTTCGCAGGATGAGAGTAAGTAATTCCCGTTTTTTCTCTTCCCTGAATATATCAATTTCTAGAGGTGTACGGGTCAAATTTTCTAGACTAAACTGGAGTTTCGCTCGCGTAGATTTAAATAGGGCAGAGCGTAAATTCTTTAAACTGAGCTGGGAAGGAGTTACTACTGGAGAAATAGCTGGAGGCGGTAAGGATGACCTAACCTGCAACTCAACACTCTGGCTCCTGACTCTTGACCCCTGACTCTTGACCCCTGACTCTTGACCCCTGACCCCTGACCCCTGACTCCTAATTTCAGGTGGAGCTAACAGCTTGTTTAGTATCCACCGGGCTGCTAACAGTTCTCGCCGCTGTCCAGCTAGGAGCGCTCGAT
This window of the Chroococcidiopsis sp. CCMEE 29 genome carries:
- a CDS encoding sugar ABC transporter substrate-binding protein; this encodes MSILQTLGFRIKTWKKLGIFALLGLLLSWVVSCSAGNINTKATQSNSGIQPVEFWTMQLQPEFTDYFNNLIGSFEQENPGVKVRWVDVPWSAMQSKILTAVAAKTAPDVVNLNPDFASVLAARNAWLDLDAKVPAEVKATYLPNIWQASTLNGKSFGIPWYLTTRLTIYNTDLLKQAGISQPPATYTELAQMAGQIKQKTGKYAFFTTLVPEDSGEVLESFVQMGVNLVDAQGKAAFNTPKGKAAFQYWVDLYKNGLLPREVLTQGHRHAVELYQAGETALLASGPEFLKTIATNAPAIAKVSATAPQITGETGKKNVAVMNLVIPRNSDQPDAALKFALFVTNSENQLAFAKRANVLPSTIQALSDGYFKTVAVADTSSVEKARVVSASQLEQAEVLIPAMKDLNVLQKAIYENIQAAMLGEKTVDQAVADAAQEWNAKVGS
- a CDS encoding folate-binding protein, which encodes MIEQLQDLQSAAGATFEAIADTQVPVSFGNDAAAIQAAQAGVALCDRSHWGRILVSDDDRLRFLHNQSTNDFQQLKPGQSCDTVFVTSTARTIDLATAYVTEDAVLLIVSPNRRQSLMEWLDRYIFFADKVQLQDVTSESAAFSLIGPKSDALLEKLGLSAMIGQPYATHQLVQLADVEVRVAVGSGLATPGYTIVVPASKAATVWSNILQAGAVPLGDRAWEQLRIQQGRPAPDRELTDDYNPLEAGLWQTISFEKGCYIGQETIARLNTYKGVKQYLWGIRLSAPAQPGSVITVEDEKVGKLTSYTQTEGDHFGLGYIRAKAGGAGLKVKVEETTGVVVDVPFLRRGQESGVGGQG
- a CDS encoding (2Fe-2S) ferredoxin domain-containing protein; translation: MQQSHNSSTQCVLVCQNRTCRKQGAGKVLTAFQAYSMPDVTVIGSGCLGQCGMGPMVKVIPAQVWYCRVQPDEVPAVVKRHLLGGQPIATMLYPKFHPCVER
- a CDS encoding cysteine synthase A; this translates as MDIKDGFVGAVGNTPLIRLNKFSQETGCEILGKAEFLNPGGSVKDRAALYIIQDAEEKGLLKPGGTVVEGTAGNTGIGLAHICNAKGYKCLIFIPDTQSQEKIDALKTLGAEVRAVPAVPYKDPNNYVKLSGRIAAEMENAIWANQFDNLANRRSHYETTGREIWEQTDGKVDAWVTATGTGGTLAGVAMYLKEKNPAIKTVLADPMGSGLYSYIKTGEITTEGSSITEGIGNSRVTANLEGAPIDDAIRIDDPECVQVVYQLLREEGLFLGGSTGINVAAAIALAKQLGPGHTIVTILCDSGTRYQSRLFNREWLAAKGLLPD
- a CDS encoding Uma2 family endonuclease is translated as MLSSPLVVRIPPSMPMTDEQFFEFCQVNRDLHIERNKSGEILIMPPTGSETGNRDARIIQQLMNWTDEDGTGIAFSSSTGFKLSTGAERSPDASWMKLERWNALSLEQQQKFAPICPDFVVELRSPFDNLQPLQEKMREYMREPGIQLGWLIDRKHHKVYIYRPDRPEECLDQPTTLSGDPVLPGFILDMSKVW
- a CDS encoding peroxiredoxin, with the protein product MSLRLGDTVPNFKQASSQGEIDFYDWAGDSWVVLFSHPADFTPVCTTELGEVGRLKPEFDRRNVKVLALSVDDVESHKGWIGDIEETQKASVNYPILADSDRKVSDLYDMIHPNANNTLTVRSVFIIDSSKKLRLVFTYPASTGRNFDEILRVIDSLQLTDNYSVATPANWKEGEDCVIVPSLKDPEVLKEKFPKGYTEVKPYLRMTPQPDK
- a CDS encoding DUF3685 domain-containing protein — its product is MRDRTLKLLLIDPDRVYRTGLRVVFEQFSELQVVAEAETIAGGLQLLTASDNASNVPSLALDLVLLELSLDRSQPNQSVELQDCRQLKTQYPNLPVLLLSSLQEPSLLAAARQAGVDGYYPKGAPVSEIVAVMRQVATGSSYWTEVISNRQEAETLENSLPTSSNILIKSWNRLRFSGVGQINATLAEVTAQLQIPGLPVLDRALLAGQRRELLAARWILNKLLAPPEIRSQGSGVRGQESGVKSQGSRVRSQSVELQVRSSLPPPAISPVVTPSQLSLKNLRSALFKSTRAKLQFSLENLTRTPLEIDIFREEKKRELLTLILRKIEDFLEELRFSQVQMPQLKAMQSVLLRDLWQAATIEFFGRYSTLQVGDRNLEIVSALLQDAVVVQTGILDKIPLVFDFFAYLLFKTPLVIDNVPYPAGSPEAMERAETILQNLLIQLANGVVQPLLNRFADVEEVKQSFYDRRLISTREVERFRNNLSWKYRLENYIGEPQKIFESRYELFVLVSRGIAKISVYAPRSQELKKLSGIPLVVTLALELRDAIAPRLRAAVAFIGSGVVYVLTQVIGRAIGLIGRGILQGLGGALQESKNKRF